A region from the Desulfurobacterium pacificum genome encodes:
- the trpS gene encoding tryptophan--tRNA ligase produces MKIALEKYEEPKDIKRVLSGMRPTGKIHLGNYFGALKTWIELQDKAECFFFIADWHAITTSYEDTSKLSQNTLEMMADWIAAGLDPEKSVLFIQSQVKEHAELHLLLSMITPVKWLERNPTYKEMMENLKDRDLATYGFLGYPVLQTADIIIYKADTVPVGIDQLPHLELSRDITRRFNRFFGNIFPEPRPYLSEAPKLPGLDGRKMSKSYGNCIYLSDTEEELRKKVMSMVTDPARVRKTDPGHPEVCSVFSYHKIFTDKKQVKEIEENCRKGQIGCVQCKKQLFENLNTFLSPIREKREKLLSDKETLSQIFVEGSKKAREIAKETMEEVRKAMNFFTF; encoded by the coding sequence ATGAAAATTGCCCTTGAGAAATACGAAGAACCTAAAGATATTAAACGCGTTTTATCAGGAATGCGCCCAACCGGCAAAATTCATTTAGGTAACTACTTTGGAGCACTTAAAACGTGGATTGAACTGCAGGATAAAGCTGAATGCTTTTTCTTCATTGCAGACTGGCACGCCATAACAACGTCTTATGAAGACACTTCCAAACTTTCTCAAAATACTTTGGAAATGATGGCAGACTGGATAGCTGCAGGACTTGACCCGGAAAAGTCCGTTCTCTTTATTCAGTCTCAGGTAAAAGAACACGCAGAACTCCACCTGCTTCTTTCAATGATTACACCGGTAAAATGGCTGGAAAGAAATCCCACTTATAAGGAAATGATGGAAAACTTAAAAGATAGAGACCTGGCAACTTACGGATTCTTAGGTTACCCTGTTCTTCAAACTGCAGACATTATCATATACAAAGCAGACACCGTTCCAGTAGGCATTGACCAGCTTCCACACCTTGAACTGTCAAGAGATATAACAAGAAGGTTCAATAGATTTTTCGGTAATATTTTCCCTGAACCAAGACCTTATCTTTCAGAAGCGCCCAAACTCCCCGGACTTGACGGAAGGAAAATGAGCAAATCCTATGGAAACTGTATTTATCTTTCAGACACAGAAGAAGAACTCAGAAAAAAAGTTATGTCAATGGTTACAGACCCGGCAAGAGTGAGAAAAACCGACCCCGGACATCCGGAAGTATGTTCTGTATTCTCCTACCATAAAATATTCACTGACAAAAAACAGGTGAAAGAGATAGAAGAAAACTGCAGAAAGGGACAGATAGGCTGCGTTCAATGTAAAAAGCAACTTTTTGAAAACTTAAATACCTTTCTCTCACCGATTAGAGAAAAAAGAGAAAAACTATTATCAGACAAAGAAACGCTTTCCCAAATTTTCGTTGAAGGCTCTAAAAAAGCAAGGGAAATAGCTAAAGAAACTATGGAAGAAGTCAGAAAAGCAATGAACTTCTTTACTTTCTAA
- the purC gene encoding phosphoribosylaminoimidazolesuccinocarboxamide synthase, with product MEKREKLYEGKAKIIYTTDSDNLVIQYFKDDTTAFDGAKKEVLEDKGVINCSISTIIFEYLEKHGIKTHFVERLSPREMLVKKCEIIPVEVVVRNVAAGSFSRRYGVKEGTPLKEPLVEYFYKNDELHDPMVCPNHVYMFGWATREELGFMTKTALEVSELLKKFFDEIDIQLVDFKLEFGRHNGEILLADEITPDACRLWDKSSGEVLDKDRFRKDMGKVVESYKEVYRRIVERYEKVEE from the coding sequence ATGGAAAAAAGAGAAAAACTATACGAAGGAAAGGCAAAAATCATATACACAACAGACAGCGATAACTTAGTAATACAATACTTCAAAGATGATACAACCGCTTTTGACGGTGCAAAAAAAGAAGTTTTAGAAGACAAAGGCGTTATAAACTGCTCTATTTCTACCATAATCTTTGAATACCTTGAAAAACACGGAATCAAAACCCACTTCGTTGAAAGACTCTCACCAAGAGAAATGCTCGTCAAAAAATGTGAAATAATACCGGTAGAAGTAGTAGTCAGAAACGTAGCAGCCGGTAGTTTCTCAAGGAGATACGGGGTAAAAGAAGGAACGCCCCTCAAAGAACCGTTAGTAGAATACTTCTACAAAAACGACGAACTTCACGACCCGATGGTATGCCCAAACCACGTTTACATGTTCGGATGGGCAACAAGAGAAGAGCTGGGTTTCATGACAAAAACAGCCCTTGAAGTAAGCGAACTTCTCAAAAAGTTCTTTGACGAAATAGACATCCAGTTAGTTGACTTCAAACTTGAATTTGGCAGGCACAACGGCGAAATTCTCTTGGCAGATGAAATAACACCCGACGCCTGCAGACTATGGGATAAGTCTTCAGGAGAAGTTTTAGATAAAGACAGATTTAGAAAAGATATGGGCAAAGTAGTAGAAAGCTATAAAGAAGTTTATAGAAGAATAGTGGAAAGATACGAAAAAGTAGAGGAGTAA
- the purF gene encoding amidophosphoribosyltransferase — MKEYCGVFGIYNNPNAVYYTYLGLYALQHRGQESAGIAATDGNKIGYYRDFGLVSSVFKSSVLRELSGFIAIGHNRYSTSGASDSPDNIQPIVVSYKYGQMAVAHNGNLVNALELREKLEEEGSIFRGTTDSEVIVHLIVKSKKKKFLDKLIDALVRLKGAYSLLVMTNKKLIAVRDPWGFRPLCMGELDGSPVFASETCAFDLIGAKYLRDVEPGEIIVVENGAISSYRLPETENCPRSQCIFEFVYFARPDSKIFGKSVYDVRKAFGRRLAKEHPVEADIVIPVPDSGVVPALGYSQESGIPFEMGLIRNHYVGRTFIKPDQKLRDIGVKVKLNPIPELLEGKRVIVIDDSIVRGTTSRKIIRMLREAGAKEVHMRISSPPTKFPCYFGIDTPTKDQLIASNHSVEEICKYIEADSLGYLSLEGMIEAAGGNFSEYCTACFNGEYPFNIPESVERQAEKK, encoded by the coding sequence ATGAAAGAGTATTGCGGCGTTTTTGGTATTTATAACAATCCTAACGCTGTTTACTATACTTATTTAGGACTTTATGCTTTGCAGCATAGAGGGCAGGAAAGCGCAGGTATAGCTGCTACAGATGGAAATAAAATTGGTTATTACAGAGATTTTGGATTAGTTTCTTCTGTTTTTAAAAGTTCTGTACTTCGTGAATTGTCTGGTTTTATAGCCATTGGGCATAACAGGTATTCTACTTCAGGTGCTTCAGATTCGCCAGATAACATTCAACCTATAGTTGTGTCTTATAAATATGGACAGATGGCTGTTGCTCATAACGGTAATTTGGTTAATGCGTTAGAACTTAGGGAAAAGTTGGAAGAGGAAGGTTCTATTTTTAGAGGGACTACTGATTCTGAAGTTATAGTTCATTTAATAGTTAAGTCTAAGAAAAAAAAGTTTTTGGATAAACTTATAGATGCGCTTGTTAGGCTTAAAGGAGCTTATTCCCTTTTAGTTATGACCAATAAAAAGCTCATTGCGGTAAGAGACCCGTGGGGATTCCGTCCGTTATGTATGGGAGAACTTGACGGTAGTCCGGTTTTTGCTTCAGAGACTTGTGCTTTTGACCTTATTGGTGCGAAATACTTAAGGGATGTTGAACCGGGCGAAATTATTGTTGTTGAGAATGGTGCGATATCATCGTATAGGCTGCCTGAAACTGAAAACTGCCCCAGGTCACAATGTATATTTGAATTTGTTTATTTTGCCAGACCTGATAGTAAGATTTTTGGTAAAAGTGTTTATGACGTTAGGAAGGCTTTTGGTAGGAGATTGGCGAAGGAACATCCGGTAGAAGCGGATATTGTTATACCTGTTCCCGATTCTGGTGTTGTGCCTGCTTTGGGGTACTCTCAGGAAAGTGGAATACCATTTGAAATGGGACTTATAAGGAATCATTATGTTGGTAGGACGTTTATAAAACCTGACCAAAAGTTGAGGGATATAGGTGTAAAGGTAAAGCTTAACCCAATTCCTGAGTTGCTTGAGGGTAAAAGGGTTATAGTGATAGATGATTCTATAGTGAGGGGAACTACCAGTAGGAAGATAATAAGAATGCTTAGAGAAGCAGGTGCTAAGGAAGTTCATATGAGGATAAGTTCTCCGCCGACAAAGTTTCCCTGTTACTTCGGAATAGATACTCCGACCAAAGACCAGCTTATCGCTTCCAACCATTCTGTTGAGGAAATATGTAAATATATAGAGGCAGATTCTTTGGGTTATCTTTCGTTAGAAGGAATGATAGAAGCAGCTGGAGGAAACTTTTCAGAGTACTGTACTGCATGCTTCAATGGGGAATATCCTTTTAATATTCCAGAGTCTGTGGAGAGACAAGCAGAGAAAAAGTAA
- a CDS encoding peptidoglycan D,D-transpeptidase FtsI family protein, whose protein sequence is MKWFLYRIKETILRTYHFISPFKDDRLNLFMLASLVVMVIYLIRLFSLGVFDGKKWISLVERQFQGCVRISSEKGEILDRNFTPLAVSEKVVSIYVRPPEIKDWLLFEKIVRGDNKVISEYAERKKSSPEKLLSLLSPLSSTITLSDLEAAFKKKYIVIRVDRKEKKIPFVWLKKGINCNVSDISKAISLALRIYYTLSGENRFDKRYPDLIGYVTEYKRVYPYAVASEVVGVTNAQGDGLSGLEYILEKKKIIAGNTIVLEGRKDARGKVYLGENAVKFLSKQKGNNVVTTIDGNLQYIFERIIKEYGEKWHPKFINAVLMDIHTGDVLAAASYPFYIYGEKKTKNFLSLLNPRFITEPYEPGSVMKPIVLAAALTEGVINVDSVISCPADYKVGDKVFHNEFHGKDVKIRAWEVIEYSDNVGIVRIAQKLGKERLYKYLKLFGFGNKTGIMLPGESPGFLKDWHKWRDVEFATIAFGHFISTTTLQLAAAYAALVNGGYYVKPRILKEIVDDKWNVIKKFPIKKKRIIPEKVSKTMRRVLTMVVEGGTGTATKMENFYIGGKTGTALVYDPKIKAYNKSKITASFVGAFPMTNPEYVLAVTVDEPKVPKNMLWASKIAVPIFRDLAERVLLYERVAPDRKSYTLLSNGTIISKEINTDFILKNGLADKQK, encoded by the coding sequence ATGAAATGGTTTCTCTACAGGATAAAGGAGACTATTCTTAGGACTTACCATTTTATAAGTCCCTTTAAGGATGACAGACTTAATCTTTTTATGTTAGCGTCTTTGGTAGTAATGGTTATCTATTTAATTAGGTTATTTTCGTTAGGAGTTTTTGACGGTAAGAAGTGGATATCTCTTGTAGAAAGGCAGTTCCAGGGATGTGTGAGGATATCTTCAGAAAAAGGAGAAATCTTAGATAGAAATTTTACACCTTTGGCAGTTAGTGAGAAGGTTGTTTCTATTTATGTTCGTCCGCCTGAAATAAAAGATTGGTTGTTGTTTGAAAAGATAGTTAGAGGAGATAATAAAGTTATTTCTGAATATGCTGAACGAAAAAAAAGCTCTCCGGAAAAGCTTCTTTCGCTTCTTTCTCCTCTTTCTTCTACAATTACTCTGTCTGACCTTGAAGCTGCCTTTAAAAAAAAATACATCGTCATAAGAGTTGATAGAAAAGAGAAGAAAATCCCCTTCGTCTGGCTCAAAAAGGGCATAAACTGCAACGTTTCCGATATCTCAAAAGCAATTTCACTTGCACTGCGCATTTATTACACGCTTTCAGGTGAAAACCGTTTTGATAAAAGATATCCTGACCTTATAGGCTATGTGACTGAATATAAAAGAGTTTATCCTTATGCTGTTGCATCGGAGGTTGTTGGAGTAACCAATGCTCAGGGAGATGGGCTTTCCGGACTTGAATATATCCTGGAAAAGAAAAAAATCATAGCCGGCAACACTATCGTTCTTGAAGGAAGAAAAGATGCCAGAGGCAAGGTCTATCTTGGTGAAAACGCAGTAAAGTTTCTATCAAAGCAGAAAGGTAACAACGTAGTTACGACAATAGACGGGAACCTTCAATATATTTTTGAGAGAATTATTAAAGAATACGGTGAAAAGTGGCATCCTAAATTCATAAATGCAGTTCTTATGGACATTCATACCGGTGACGTTCTGGCAGCAGCGTCGTATCCTTTTTATATCTATGGTGAGAAAAAAACAAAAAATTTTCTGTCTCTTCTTAATCCCCGTTTTATAACTGAGCCTTATGAACCTGGTTCTGTAATGAAGCCGATAGTTCTGGCTGCTGCCCTTACCGAAGGAGTAATAAATGTTGATTCAGTTATATCCTGCCCTGCTGACTATAAAGTTGGTGATAAGGTTTTCCATAACGAGTTCCACGGGAAGGACGTTAAGATTAGGGCTTGGGAAGTCATAGAATATTCAGATAACGTTGGAATAGTTAGAATTGCGCAGAAACTTGGTAAAGAGAGACTCTATAAATATTTAAAGCTTTTTGGTTTTGGAAACAAAACTGGAATAATGCTTCCTGGTGAGAGTCCTGGCTTTTTAAAAGACTGGCATAAGTGGAGAGATGTTGAGTTTGCAACAATTGCTTTTGGGCATTTCATATCCACCACAACGCTTCAGTTAGCTGCTGCCTATGCGGCTCTGGTAAACGGTGGCTACTACGTCAAGCCGAGAATTCTGAAAGAAATCGTTGATGATAAGTGGAACGTAATAAAAAAGTTTCCGATTAAAAAGAAGCGAATTATCCCGGAGAAAGTTTCAAAAACGATGAGAAGAGTTCTTACCATGGTAGTTGAAGGTGGAACAGGTACGGCTACGAAAATGGAAAACTTTTACATAGGCGGAAAGACTGGAACTGCGCTGGTTTACGACCCTAAGATAAAAGCCTACAACAAGAGTAAGATAACCGCCTCTTTTGTTGGTGCCTTTCCTATGACCAATCCTGAATATGTTTTAGCTGTGACTGTTGATGAGCCTAAAGTGCCAAAAAATATGTTGTGGGCGAGTAAAATTGCCGTTCCTATCTTTAGAGACCTTGCTGAAAGGGTTTTGCTTTACGAAAGAGTTGCGCCGGATAGAAAGAGCTACACTTTGCTCTCTAACGGAACGATTATCAGTAAAGAGATTAACACCGACTTTATCTTGAAAAACGGACTTGCGGACAAGCAAAAGTAG